A portion of the Syngnathoides biaculeatus isolate LvHL_M chromosome 7, ASM1980259v1, whole genome shotgun sequence genome contains these proteins:
- the LOC133503882 gene encoding vacuolar protein sorting-associated protein 4B-like isoform X1, whose amino-acid sequence MAGGNLNKAIDLAKRAAEEDSAKNYEEALRLYQSAVEYFLHVIKYETKGERSNDMIRTKCGDYLSRAEQLKEYLKKKERAPPAKPVRESNGKGSESDEGEDSEKKKFQNQLSGAIVMEKPNIKWNDVAGLEGAKDALKEAVILPIKFPHLFTGKRTPWRGILLFGPPGTGKSYLAKAVATEAGNSTFFSISSSDLVSKWLGESEKLVKNLFSLAREHKPSIIFIDEIDSLCGSRSENESEAARRIKTEFLVQMQGVGNDNEGILVLGATNIPWTLDSAIRRRFEKRIYIPLPEQAARSFMFKLHLGSTPNELTEADFVTLGKKTEGYSGADISVIVRDALMQPVRKVQSATHFKKVRGSSWNKPDVVTDDLLTPCSPGDPGAVAMTWMDVPGENLLEPVVSMADMLRSLSNIKPTVNDDDLHKLTKFTEDFGQEG is encoded by the exons ATGGCCGGTGGTAATTTGAAT AAAGCCATCGATCTCGCCAAAAGAGCCGCCGAAGAGGATTCGGCCAAAAACTATGAAGAGGCGCTCAGGTTATATCAGAGTGCCGTGGAGTACTTCCTTCACGTCATCAAGT ATGAGACCAAAGGCGAGCGCTCCAACGACATGATCCGAACCAAGTGCGGCGACTACCTGAGCCGGGCCGAGCAGTTGAAGGAGTACCTGAAGAAGAAGGAGCGGGCGCCACCCGCCAAACCCGTCAGGGAGTCCAACGGCAAAGG cAGTGAAAGCGACGAAGGGGAAGATTCCGAGAAAAAGAAGTTCCAAAATCAGCTGTCAG GCGCCATCGTGATGGAGAAACCAAACATTAAGTGGAACGACGTCGCCGGCTTGGAAGGAGCCAAAGATGCTCTCAAGGAGGCGGTCATCTTGCCTATTAAGTTCCCTCATCTGTTCACTg GAAAAAGAACGCCATGGCGTGGGATTCTCCTGTTTGGCCCGCCGGGAACCGGAAAGTCCTACCTCGCCAAGGCCGTCGCCACGGAGGCCGGCAACTCCACCTTCTTCTCCATCTCCTCCTCGGACCTGGTGTCCAAGTGGCTGGGCGAGAGTGAAAA GTTGGTGAAGAACCTGTTCTCGCTGGCCAGAGAACACAAACCCTCCATCATCTTCATCGACGAGATCGACTCGCTGTGCGGCTCCCGCAGCGAGAACGAGAGTGAAGCAGCGCGCAGGATCAAGACCGAGTTCCTGGTCCAGATGCAGG GTGTCGGGAATGATAACGAGGGAATCCTTGTCCTAGGAGCAACCAATATACCGTGGACTTTGGACTCGGCCATCAGGAGAAG gtttgaaaAGCGCATCTACATCCCCCTTCCGGAGCAGGCGGCCCGCTCCTTCATGTTCAAGCTGCACTTGGGCTCCACGCCCAACGAGCTGACGGAGGCCGACTTCGTCACTCTGGGGAAGAAGACGGAGGGCTACTCGGGGGCCGACATCAGCGTCATCGTCAGGGACGCCCTCATGCAGCCCGTCAGGAAGGTCCAGTCGGCCACCCACTTCAAAAAG GTCCGCGGCTCGTCGTGGAACAAGCCCGACGTCGTCACGGACGACCTGCTCACGCCGTGCTCTCCGGGCGACCCCGGCGCGGTAGCCATGACGTGGATGGACGTCCCCGGGGAAAACCTTCTCGAGCCCGTTGTCTCCATG GCCGACATGCTGCGCTCGCTGTCCAACATCAAGCCCACCGTCAACGACGACGACTTGCACAAGCTGACCAAGTTTACCGAGGATTTTGGTCAAGAGGGCTGA
- the LOC133503882 gene encoding vacuolar protein sorting-associated protein 4B-like isoform X2: MIRTKCGDYLSRAEQLKEYLKKKERAPPAKPVRESNGKGSESDEGEDSEKKKFQNQLSGAIVMEKPNIKWNDVAGLEGAKDALKEAVILPIKFPHLFTGKRTPWRGILLFGPPGTGKSYLAKAVATEAGNSTFFSISSSDLVSKWLGESEKLVKNLFSLAREHKPSIIFIDEIDSLCGSRSENESEAARRIKTEFLVQMQGVGNDNEGILVLGATNIPWTLDSAIRRRFEKRIYIPLPEQAARSFMFKLHLGSTPNELTEADFVTLGKKTEGYSGADISVIVRDALMQPVRKVQSATHFKKVRGSSWNKPDVVTDDLLTPCSPGDPGAVAMTWMDVPGENLLEPVVSMADMLRSLSNIKPTVNDDDLHKLTKFTEDFGQEG; encoded by the exons ATGATCCGAACCAAGTGCGGCGACTACCTGAGCCGGGCCGAGCAGTTGAAGGAGTACCTGAAGAAGAAGGAGCGGGCGCCACCCGCCAAACCCGTCAGGGAGTCCAACGGCAAAGG cAGTGAAAGCGACGAAGGGGAAGATTCCGAGAAAAAGAAGTTCCAAAATCAGCTGTCAG GCGCCATCGTGATGGAGAAACCAAACATTAAGTGGAACGACGTCGCCGGCTTGGAAGGAGCCAAAGATGCTCTCAAGGAGGCGGTCATCTTGCCTATTAAGTTCCCTCATCTGTTCACTg GAAAAAGAACGCCATGGCGTGGGATTCTCCTGTTTGGCCCGCCGGGAACCGGAAAGTCCTACCTCGCCAAGGCCGTCGCCACGGAGGCCGGCAACTCCACCTTCTTCTCCATCTCCTCCTCGGACCTGGTGTCCAAGTGGCTGGGCGAGAGTGAAAA GTTGGTGAAGAACCTGTTCTCGCTGGCCAGAGAACACAAACCCTCCATCATCTTCATCGACGAGATCGACTCGCTGTGCGGCTCCCGCAGCGAGAACGAGAGTGAAGCAGCGCGCAGGATCAAGACCGAGTTCCTGGTCCAGATGCAGG GTGTCGGGAATGATAACGAGGGAATCCTTGTCCTAGGAGCAACCAATATACCGTGGACTTTGGACTCGGCCATCAGGAGAAG gtttgaaaAGCGCATCTACATCCCCCTTCCGGAGCAGGCGGCCCGCTCCTTCATGTTCAAGCTGCACTTGGGCTCCACGCCCAACGAGCTGACGGAGGCCGACTTCGTCACTCTGGGGAAGAAGACGGAGGGCTACTCGGGGGCCGACATCAGCGTCATCGTCAGGGACGCCCTCATGCAGCCCGTCAGGAAGGTCCAGTCGGCCACCCACTTCAAAAAG GTCCGCGGCTCGTCGTGGAACAAGCCCGACGTCGTCACGGACGACCTGCTCACGCCGTGCTCTCCGGGCGACCCCGGCGCGGTAGCCATGACGTGGATGGACGTCCCCGGGGAAAACCTTCTCGAGCCCGTTGTCTCCATG GCCGACATGCTGCGCTCGCTGTCCAACATCAAGCCCACCGTCAACGACGACGACTTGCACAAGCTGACCAAGTTTACCGAGGATTTTGGTCAAGAGGGCTGA
- the LOC133503886 gene encoding gastrula zinc finger protein XlCGF17.1-like isoform X3, producing the protein MCAKSVKEEAFEEEISRTKENERQRVNAVFKHTHDELIRVADLRESLRPKQQELKFIKDEDEPRLPDAEKGGDPDWPHVKDEEREDDAEFPLTVVVEKSEEAEAHLHGLLAPLSDSDDVTSRTSNDDELSKGDKKSIKCSYCEKTFFRKSLLKTHTRTHTGEKPFACSVCGKRFSLKTNLTTHTRTHTGEKPFICSVCGKMFTTKGSSERHAKTHTGEKPFACSVCDKRYSRRGHLKEHTKTHTGDKPFACSACGKRFVQSCDLKIHTRTHTGEKPFACSVCGKRFAKKTNLTAHTRTHAD; encoded by the exons ATGTGTGCAAAAAGTGTGAAAGAAGAAGCGTTCGAGGAGGAAATTTCACGGACAAAAGAGAACGAGCGACAGCGAGTGAACGCTGTTTTCAAGCACACTCATGATGAGTTAATCCGCGTAGCAG ACCTCAGAGAAAGTCTTCGTCCTAAGCAGCAGGAGCTGAAGTTCATCAAAGACGAAGATGAGCCCCGTTTACCTGACGCGGAAAAAGGAGGCGACCCAGATTGGCCGCACGTTAAAGACGAAGAGCGGGAGGATGACGCGGAGTTCCCGTTGACTGTCGTCGTCGAGAAAAGCGAAGAAGCTGAAGCGCATTTGCACGGCCTTTTAGCTCCACTCTCGGATAGCGACGACGTAACCTCGCGCACTTCTAATGATGATGAACTCTCCAAAGGTGACAAAAAAAGCATCAAATGTTCTTACTGTGAAAAGACGTTTTTCAGAAAGTCGCTATTGAAGAcgcacacaagaacgcacacggGAGAAAAGCCCTTTGCCTGCTCGGTGTGCGGGAAAAGGTTCTCTTTAAAGACTAATTTAACCACGCACACGAGAACGCACACGGGGGAAAAGCCGTTTATTTGCTCCGTTTGCGGGAAAATGTTCACGACAAAGGGGAGCTCGGAACGACACGCAAAAACGCACACCGGGGAAAAACCTTTCGCCTGCTCGGTTTGCGACAAAAGGTACTCCAGGAGGGGGCATTTGAAAGAGCACACGAAAACGCACACCGGGGACAAACCTTTCGCCTGCTCGGCGTGCGGGAAGCGATTCGTGCAAAGTTGCGATTTGAAAATCCACACCAGGACGCACACGGGCGAAAAACCTTTCGCCTGCTCGGTTTGCGGGAAAAGGTTTGCGAAGAAGACGAATTTAACGGCGCACACCAGGACGCACGCCG actga
- the LOC133503886 gene encoding gastrula zinc finger protein XlCGF17.1-like isoform X1 — translation MCAKSVKEEAFEEEISRTKENERQRVNAVFKHTHDELIRVADLRESLRPKQQELKFIKDEDEPRLPDAEKGGDPDWPHVKDEEREDDAEFPLTVVVEKSEEAEAHLHGLLAPLSDSDDVTSRTSNDDELSKGDKKSIKCSYCEKTFFRKSLLKTHTRTHTGEKPFACSVCGKRFSLKTNLTTHTRTHTGEKPFICSVCGKMFTTKGSSERHAKTHTGEKPFACSVCDKRYSRRGHLKEHTKTHTGDKPFACSACGKRFVQSCDLKIHTRTHTGEKPFACSVCGKRFAKKTNLTAHTRTHAGEKPFG, via the exons ATGTGTGCAAAAAGTGTGAAAGAAGAAGCGTTCGAGGAGGAAATTTCACGGACAAAAGAGAACGAGCGACAGCGAGTGAACGCTGTTTTCAAGCACACTCATGATGAGTTAATCCGCGTAGCAG ACCTCAGAGAAAGTCTTCGTCCTAAGCAGCAGGAGCTGAAGTTCATCAAAGACGAAGATGAGCCCCGTTTACCTGACGCGGAAAAAGGAGGCGACCCAGATTGGCCGCACGTTAAAGACGAAGAGCGGGAGGATGACGCGGAGTTCCCGTTGACTGTCGTCGTCGAGAAAAGCGAAGAAGCTGAAGCGCATTTGCACGGCCTTTTAGCTCCACTCTCGGATAGCGACGACGTAACCTCGCGCACTTCTAATGATGATGAACTCTCCAAAGGTGACAAAAAAAGCATCAAATGTTCTTACTGTGAAAAGACGTTTTTCAGAAAGTCGCTATTGAAGAcgcacacaagaacgcacacggGAGAAAAGCCCTTTGCCTGCTCGGTGTGCGGGAAAAGGTTCTCTTTAAAGACTAATTTAACCACGCACACGAGAACGCACACGGGGGAAAAGCCGTTTATTTGCTCCGTTTGCGGGAAAATGTTCACGACAAAGGGGAGCTCGGAACGACACGCAAAAACGCACACCGGGGAAAAACCTTTCGCCTGCTCGGTTTGCGACAAAAGGTACTCCAGGAGGGGGCATTTGAAAGAGCACACGAAAACGCACACCGGGGACAAACCTTTCGCCTGCTCGGCGTGCGGGAAGCGATTCGTGCAAAGTTGCGATTTGAAAATCCACACCAGGACGCACACGGGCGAAAAACCTTTCGCCTGCTCGGTTTGCGGGAAAAGGTTTGCGAAGAAGACGAATTTAACGGCGCACACCAGGACGCACGCCGGTGAGAAGCCGTTCGGTTAG
- the LOC133503886 gene encoding gastrula zinc finger protein XlCGF17.1-like isoform X2, which produces MDHKITLVHAGAKSSSMSTERPEVHSSQLYWTKTVFVTYSYLRESLRPKQQELKFIKDEDEPRLPDAEKGGDPDWPHVKDEEREDDAEFPLTVVVEKSEEAEAHLHGLLAPLSDSDDVTSRTSNDDELSKGDKKSIKCSYCEKTFFRKSLLKTHTRTHTGEKPFACSVCGKRFSLKTNLTTHTRTHTGEKPFICSVCGKMFTTKGSSERHAKTHTGEKPFACSVCDKRYSRRGHLKEHTKTHTGDKPFACSACGKRFVQSCDLKIHTRTHTGEKPFACSVCGKRFAKKTNLTAHTRTHAGEKPFG; this is translated from the exons ATGGACCACAAAATAACGCTTGTCCACGCTGGAGCTAAGTCTTCCTCAATGTCCACTGAACGTCCCGAGGTTCATTCATCACAGCTTTACTGGACTAAAACAGTATTCGTTACATATTCCT ACCTCAGAGAAAGTCTTCGTCCTAAGCAGCAGGAGCTGAAGTTCATCAAAGACGAAGATGAGCCCCGTTTACCTGACGCGGAAAAAGGAGGCGACCCAGATTGGCCGCACGTTAAAGACGAAGAGCGGGAGGATGACGCGGAGTTCCCGTTGACTGTCGTCGTCGAGAAAAGCGAAGAAGCTGAAGCGCATTTGCACGGCCTTTTAGCTCCACTCTCGGATAGCGACGACGTAACCTCGCGCACTTCTAATGATGATGAACTCTCCAAAGGTGACAAAAAAAGCATCAAATGTTCTTACTGTGAAAAGACGTTTTTCAGAAAGTCGCTATTGAAGAcgcacacaagaacgcacacggGAGAAAAGCCCTTTGCCTGCTCGGTGTGCGGGAAAAGGTTCTCTTTAAAGACTAATTTAACCACGCACACGAGAACGCACACGGGGGAAAAGCCGTTTATTTGCTCCGTTTGCGGGAAAATGTTCACGACAAAGGGGAGCTCGGAACGACACGCAAAAACGCACACCGGGGAAAAACCTTTCGCCTGCTCGGTTTGCGACAAAAGGTACTCCAGGAGGGGGCATTTGAAAGAGCACACGAAAACGCACACCGGGGACAAACCTTTCGCCTGCTCGGCGTGCGGGAAGCGATTCGTGCAAAGTTGCGATTTGAAAATCCACACCAGGACGCACACGGGCGAAAAACCTTTCGCCTGCTCGGTTTGCGGGAAAAGGTTTGCGAAGAAGACGAATTTAACGGCGCACACCAGGACGCACGCCGGTGAGAAGCCGTTCGGTTAG
- the ankrd29 gene encoding ankyrin repeat domain-containing protein 29, with translation MSFKKDTPLANAVFWAAHKGNVALLQLLLNSGRVHADCRDKCGTTALMVASYGGHGECARELITQGADINYQRETGSTALFLASQQGHNDIVKLLFEFGASTEFHTKEGGTALTAACQQGHANVVETLLKNGANLHDRLNDGATPVFLAAQGGHVTVIRQLLASGAKVNQAREDGTAPLWMAAQMGHSDAVRVLLLRGADRDAYREDGSTALFKAAMKGHSSVVEELLKFSPSLGLLKNGSTALHAAVVGGSIQSVQLLLGANADPALADQNNELPADLAKSQRILRVLRPKVLNVTADDNRCSCLRVCLH, from the exons ATGTCCTTCAAG AAGGACACGCCACTGGCCAACGCGGTGTTCTGGGCGGCCCACAAGGGGAACGTGGCGCTCCTCCAGCTGCTCCTCAACAGCGGACGGGTGCATGCGGACTGCAGGGACAAA TGTGGAACAACGGCGCTGATGGTGGCGTCCTACGGCGGCCACGGAGAGTGCGCCAGAGAGCTCATCACGCAGGGAGCCGACATCAACTACCAGAGAGAG ACCGGTTCTACCGCTCTGTTCTTGGCTTCCCAGCAAGGCCACAATGACATCGTCAAGCTCCTCTTTGAATTCGGTGCCTCCACGGAATTCCACACCAAA GAAGGGGGCACCGCGCTGACCGCGGCGTGCCAGCAAGGGCACGCCAACGTGGTGGAGACGCTGCTCAAGAACGGCGCCAACCTCCACGACCGGCTCAAC GACGGGGCCACGCCCGTTTTCCTGGCAGCCCAGGGCGGTCATGTGACCGTCATCCGCCAGCTGCTGGCATCCGGCGCCAAGGTGAACCAGGCGAGAGAG GATGGTACCGCCCCCCTGTGGATGGCGGCACAAATGGGGCACAGCGACGCGGTCCGAGTGCTCCTCTTGCGTGGTGCAGATCGGGATGCCTACAGAGAa GACGGCTCCACGGCGTTGTTTAAAGCGGCTATGAAGGGACACAGCAGCGTCGTCGAGGAGCTCCTCAAGTTTTCTCCTTCACTCGGCCTCCTCAAG AACGGCTCAACGGCCCTCCACGCTGCCGTCGTGGGCGGGAGCATCCAGAGCGTCCAGCTGCTCCTCGGCGCCAACGCTGACCCCGCCCTCGCCGACCAG AACAACGAGCTCCCGGCCGACCTCGCCAAAAGCCAACGCATCCTGAGGGTTCTGCGTCCTAAAGTCTTGAACGTGACGGCAGATGACAATCGCTGTTCCTGCCTTCGCGTCTGCCTGCACTAA